DNA from Comamonas serinivorans:
AGGGCTCGACCCCGCCGTTGCGCAACGCCAGTTTGAGCGTTACCCGGCCTTCTACCAGGGCGACGCGCTGAACCCCCGCCCGCTGTTCGCTCGGGAGGCTGCATGAGCTCCGCTGACACCCTCGACCTCGCCCGCGTCAATGCCGAACTCGGTCGCGACGCCGACGCCCTGGTGAAGTGGGCGTTGGACCTGAACCAGCCGGCCATCGTCACCACCAATTTCCGCCCCTTCGAGGCCGTGATCCTGCACATGGTCACCCGCGTGCAGCCCGACGTGCCCATCGTCTGGATGGACAACGGCCACAACACCGAGGCCACCTACCGCTTCGCCGACGAGGTGACCCGGCTGCTGAAGCTGAACCTGCGCACCTACCTGCCCTTGCGTTCGCGCGCCCACCGCGAGGCCGTGGACGGCCCCACGCCGGCACTGGACGACCCGCGCCACGCCGCCTTCACCGAAGAAGTGAAGCTGGAGCCCTTTGCCCGCGCCCTGCGCGAAACCGCGCCCAAGGTGTGGTTCACCGCCCTGCGCGCCGCCGACACCGCCGTGCGGGCGCAGATGGACCCGGTCAGCATCAATCCGGATGGCCTGATCAAGGTGGCGCCCGTGCTGCACTGGTCGTCCAAGGAGATGTACGAGTACTGCAAGGCCCATGGCCTGCCCAACAACTTCGACTACGTGGACCCGACCAAGGGCGAAGAGCACCGCGAGTGCGGTTTGCACCTGGCCCATTGATTTGACCGAGCGAGCCCGCATGCGAATGCCGCCCGCTCCCCTCCACGCCCCGCACCCCATGAACGCCACCACCGAATCCGCCGTGATCCAGTCGGCCCTCAACCAGGCTGCTGCCCACCACCTGTCCAATGCCCACCTTGACGCGCTGGAAGAAGAAACCATCTTCATCCTGCGCGAGGTTGCGGCCTCGTTCGAGCGCCCCGCGCTGCTGTTCTCGGGCGGCAAGGACTCGCTGGTCATGCTCAAGTGCGCCGAAAAGGCGTTCGGCATCGGCCGCATCCCCTACCCGCTGTTGATGATCGACACCGGCCACAACTTCCCCGAAGTGACGGCCTTCCGCGATCAGCGGGCCGCCGAGCTGCAGGCCAAGCTCATCGTGCGCAGCGTGGAAGACTCCATGGCGCGCGGCACCGTGCGCCTGTCGCGTCCCGACGAGCCGCGCAACGCCCACCAGTCGGTGACCCTGCTCGAAGCCATCGAGGAATTCCGCTTCGACGCCCTGATGGGCGGCGCGCGCCGCGACGAGGAAAAGGCCCGCGCCAAGGAGCGCATCTTTTCGCACCGCGACAGCTTCGGCCAGTGGCAACCCAAGGCGCAGCGTCCCGAGCTGTGGACGCTGTTCAACACCCGCCTGGCACCCGGTGAACACTTCCGCGTGTTCCCCATCAGCAACTGGACCGAGCTCGACGTCTGGCAGTACATCGAGCGCGAGCAGATCGCCTTGCCCAGCCTGTACTACAGCCACCCGCGCCAGGTCGTCGAGCGCAACGGCCTGCTGATGCCCGTGACCGATCTGACGCCGCCCCGCGCCGATGAAACCGTGCAGACGCTGCCCGTGCGCTTTCGCACCCTGGGCGACGTGACCTGCACCTGCCCCGTGGCCAGCGAGGCCGGCACGGCCGCCGACATCATCGTCGAGACGCTGTCCGCCAACGTCAGCGAGCGCGGCGCCACCCGCATGGACGACCAGACCAGCGAGGCCTCGATGGAAAAACGCAAGAAAGAGGGCTACTTCTGATGTCCGACGTGCTTGAACTCAACCGACCTGTTTCCTCTTCTGCCGTGACCGCCTCCCAAGCCCCCGATACCGGAACCGCCCTGCGCTTCATCACCTGCGGCTCGGTCGATGACGGCAAGAGCACGCTGATCGGCCGCCTGCTGGTCGACAGCCGCGCCGTGCTGCAAGACCACCTCGCCGGCGTCACCAAGCAAACGCACGATGGCGATCAGGTGGACCTGGCCCGCCTGACCGACGGCCTGGCCGCCGAGCGCGAGCAAGGCATCACCATCGACGTGGCCTGGCGCTACTTCAGCACCGAAGCCCGCAAGTTCATCATCGGCGATGCCCCCGGCCACGAGCAGTACACGCGCAACATGGTCACGGCAGCCAGCCAGGCCGACGCCGCCGTGGTGCTGGTCGATGCGACCAAGCTGCCCTGGGCCCGCGAAGGCGGCCCCGCGCAAGACAGCGACGCCCTGCTGCCGCAGACCCGCCGCCACAGCCTGCTGGCCCACCTGCTGCGCGTGCCGTCCATCGTGTTCGCCGTCAACAAGCTGGACGCCTTGCCTGACGCCGCAGGGGCCTTTGCCCGCATCAGCGCCGCGCTGACCCGCTTCACGCAAGAGGCCGGCATCCAGGCCGTGGCCACCGTCCCCATGTCCGCCCTGAAGGGCTGGAACGTGGTCGGGCCGCGCGCCGATGAGCCCGGCTGGGCCGGCTACCAGGGCCCGGCCTTGCTCGAGTTGCTCGAAACCCTGCCCGTCACGGGCGAAGCGCAGGCATCGCTGGCCTTTCCCGTCCAGTGGGTGGAAACGCCCCAGAGCGGGGACAGCGACACCGCACGCGGTCGCCGCGTGCTCTGGGGCCGCGTGGCCGCCGGCGAGCTCACCGCCGGTTCCCAGGTCCAGGTGCTGCCCAGCGGCCAGCGCGCCGTGGTGGCCGAGGTCATCAACCACGTGCGCCAGCCCGGCGCCGTGCTGGCTGGCCACAGCGCCGGGCTCAAGCTCGACCGCGAGCTCGACATCTCGCGCGGTGACTGGGTGATCGCCGCACCGGCCCCGGTGGCCGACGACAGCTTCGACGAGCCCACGCCCAGCTACGCCGTCACGCGCGAGCTGCAGGCCGTGGTCGCCTGGCTGGACGACGATGCCCTGACGCCCGGCCGCGTTTACTGGGCGCTGCACGGACACCGCTGGATCAAGGCGCGGGTCAAGCGCGTGGTGCACCAGCTCAACATCAACACCCTGGCACGCGAGGAGTCGCACGACCTGCCCGCCAACGCCATCGGCCGTGTCGAGCTCACGCTGCAGGACGGCATCCCCGCCGTGCCCTACGCCGAGTCGCGCCACCTCGGTGCGTTGATCCTCGTGGACAGCGCCACCAACCGCACCGCCGCAGCCGTGCTGGTGGCGTGATGCCGCTGCCGCCCCTGTCCCCTGCCTTGCCCGCCGCCGGTCTGGCCCCAGACCGCGCGGCGTAAAATGTCGGGTTTTCCTGCCTGCGCCTGGGCCTGCTCGATGCAGGCCCCACCTCGAGCCCCTTTCTCACCATGACTCACGTCGTCTCCGAAAACTGCATCCGCTGCAAATACACCGATTGCGTGGATGTGTGCCCCGTGGACTGCTTCATCGAAGGTCCGAACTTCCTCACCATCGACCCCGATGAGTGCATCGACTGCGCCGTGTGCATCCCCGAGTGCCCGGCCAACGCCATCTACGCCGAAGAAGACCTGCCCCCCGGTCAAGAGCACAT
Protein-coding regions in this window:
- a CDS encoding phosphoadenosine phosphosulfate reductase family protein, which translates into the protein MSSADTLDLARVNAELGRDADALVKWALDLNQPAIVTTNFRPFEAVILHMVTRVQPDVPIVWMDNGHNTEATYRFADEVTRLLKLNLRTYLPLRSRAHREAVDGPTPALDDPRHAAFTEEVKLEPFARALRETAPKVWFTALRAADTAVRAQMDPVSINPDGLIKVAPVLHWSSKEMYEYCKAHGLPNNFDYVDPTKGEEHRECGLHLAH
- the cysD gene encoding sulfate adenylyltransferase subunit CysD; the encoded protein is MNATTESAVIQSALNQAAAHHLSNAHLDALEEETIFILREVAASFERPALLFSGGKDSLVMLKCAEKAFGIGRIPYPLLMIDTGHNFPEVTAFRDQRAAELQAKLIVRSVEDSMARGTVRLSRPDEPRNAHQSVTLLEAIEEFRFDALMGGARRDEEKARAKERIFSHRDSFGQWQPKAQRPELWTLFNTRLAPGEHFRVFPISNWTELDVWQYIEREQIALPSLYYSHPRQVVERNGLLMPVTDLTPPRADETVQTLPVRFRTLGDVTCTCPVASEAGTAADIIVETLSANVSERGATRMDDQTSEASMEKRKKEGYF
- a CDS encoding sulfate adenylyltransferase subunit 1; translation: MSDVLELNRPVSSSAVTASQAPDTGTALRFITCGSVDDGKSTLIGRLLVDSRAVLQDHLAGVTKQTHDGDQVDLARLTDGLAAEREQGITIDVAWRYFSTEARKFIIGDAPGHEQYTRNMVTAASQADAAVVLVDATKLPWAREGGPAQDSDALLPQTRRHSLLAHLLRVPSIVFAVNKLDALPDAAGAFARISAALTRFTQEAGIQAVATVPMSALKGWNVVGPRADEPGWAGYQGPALLELLETLPVTGEAQASLAFPVQWVETPQSGDSDTARGRRVLWGRVAAGELTAGSQVQVLPSGQRAVVAEVINHVRQPGAVLAGHSAGLKLDRELDISRGDWVIAAPAPVADDSFDEPTPSYAVTRELQAVVAWLDDDALTPGRVYWALHGHRWIKARVKRVVHQLNINTLAREESHDLPANAIGRVELTLQDGIPAVPYAESRHLGALILVDSATNRTAAAVLVA
- the fdxA gene encoding ferredoxin FdxA is translated as MTHVVSENCIRCKYTDCVDVCPVDCFIEGPNFLTIDPDECIDCAVCIPECPANAIYAEEDLPPGQEHMIALNAELAKLPGWKPLTKRKASLPDADEWNGKDGKLAELIR